One part of the Syntrophales bacterium genome encodes these proteins:
- a CDS encoding ACP S-malonyltransferase, giving the protein MEEKGTAIVFPGQGSQRPGMGKDFHDNIQVSRDTYREASDALRWDVAAMCFGEDERLNLTEYTQPCILTTEIAMVRGLYALYGFSPALFGGHSLGEFTALVCAGVLPLAETLRIVQIRGRLMQEAVPLGLGGMSAVIAEDLDVDIIRRTLVELPLDVANVNSANQVVISGKLKAMPEAEARLRKTLGGDRPFRFVPLNVSAPFHSRFMKPIEGPFEEAFRTYGRGLNPEKAGKVTSNYKGGFHSAHHEEILRSMVSQLSNTVQWKENMKTLARQADTIYEVGPGRPLREFFRTINVTCSSVTTLSAAERLFEENRE; this is encoded by the coding sequence ATGGAAGAGAAGGGTACAGCGATCGTTTTCCCCGGTCAGGGGTCTCAACGACCCGGCATGGGGAAAGACTTTCACGATAATATTCAAGTCAGCCGGGACACTTACCGGGAGGCTTCCGATGCCCTAAGGTGGGATGTGGCTGCCATGTGCTTTGGAGAAGATGAGCGGCTCAATCTTACTGAATATACCCAACCCTGTATCCTTACAACTGAAATTGCCATGGTTCGTGGCCTGTATGCCCTTTACGGTTTTTCACCGGCTCTTTTCGGGGGTCACAGTCTCGGTGAATTTACCGCCCTGGTCTGTGCTGGTGTCCTTCCGTTGGCGGAAACCTTACGGATTGTCCAGATTCGTGGTCGTTTGATGCAGGAGGCGGTACCTTTAGGTCTCGGAGGTATGTCGGCGGTTATTGCGGAGGATTTAGATGTAGATATTATCCGTCGTACCTTGGTGGAGCTCCCGCTTGATGTGGCGAATGTCAATTCCGCCAATCAGGTAGTGATCAGTGGTAAACTAAAAGCCATGCCCGAGGCGGAGGCAAGGCTACGGAAGACACTGGGCGGGGATCGGCCGTTTCGCTTCGTTCCCCTCAATGTGAGCGCCCCCTTTCACAGCCGTTTTATGAAACCGATTGAGGGGCCCTTTGAGGAGGCGTTCCGGACTTATGGAAGGGGTTTAAATCCCGAAAAGGCAGGGAAGGTAACCTCCAATTATAAGGGGGGATTTCATTCTGCCCATCACGAGGAAATCCTAAGAAGCATGGTGTCTCAATTAAGTAACACCGTCCAATGGAAGGAAAACATGAAGACACTTGCCCGGCAAGCAGATACGATCTATGAGGTTGGTCCCGGCCGTCCTCTCCGGGAGTTTTTCCGGACAATCAATGTAACCTGTTCATCAGTGACGACCCTTTCCGCAGCAGAGCGATTGTTTGAGGAAAATAGGGAATAA
- a CDS encoding ketoacyl-ACP synthase III, translating into MLYLHGLGHFFPENIITNQFLEELDIGTTDEWILERVGIRTRHTVLPLDYIKMTKNRDIRAALEASMYNHAQIGAAAARMALEQAGIKKEDIGLLISGSSAPDNVSPAEASVIAAELEIEVPGFDMHSACSTFGMQINFLNKMKPEALPPFTLVVVPETSTLCMNYSDRSSAVLFGDASAAAVVSTTVPSRIACITSDFGAKPSDWDKVNVPRLDYFRQDGNAVQKFAIRKTAELLRQLLPSFPVKAERLKFIGHQANWGMLRTVCELTGIEEDNHWSNVVDFGNTAAAGAPGVLSQHWHELRPGDYIAIIVVGAGLSWSPLMLRVEEETQ; encoded by the coding sequence ATGCTCTATCTTCATGGTCTAGGTCATTTTTTCCCAGAAAACATCATTACCAATCAGTTTCTCGAAGAGCTGGATATAGGAACGACCGATGAGTGGATTCTCGAGAGGGTCGGTATCCGCACCCGCCACACGGTTCTTCCTCTGGATTATATAAAGATGACAAAAAACCGCGATATACGGGCGGCGCTTGAAGCCAGCATGTATAATCATGCCCAGATAGGAGCCGCTGCTGCCCGGATGGCCCTTGAGCAGGCTGGAATCAAAAAAGAAGATATCGGGCTTCTCATCTCGGGGAGTTCCGCTCCCGATAATGTCTCCCCTGCAGAGGCATCTGTCATCGCGGCGGAATTGGAAATCGAAGTCCCCGGCTTTGATATGCACTCGGCCTGTTCGACTTTCGGCATGCAGATCAATTTCCTTAATAAGATGAAGCCGGAGGCGTTGCCCCCTTTCACCTTAGTGGTTGTCCCGGAAACCAGCACTCTTTGTATGAATTATTCTGATCGAAGTAGCGCCGTGCTTTTCGGTGATGCGAGCGCCGCTGCTGTCGTATCCACTACCGTCCCTTCACGGATAGCCTGTATTACATCTGATTTTGGTGCGAAACCCTCAGACTGGGACAAGGTGAATGTCCCCCGGCTGGACTACTTCCGGCAGGACGGGAATGCAGTGCAGAAATTTGCCATTCGTAAGACGGCGGAATTGTTACGTCAGTTGTTACCGTCTTTTCCTGTAAAGGCGGAGCGCTTAAAATTTATCGGCCATCAGGCAAATTGGGGTATGCTGCGTACTGTCTGTGAGCTTACGGGTATCGAGGAAGATAATCACTGGTCCAATGTGGTGGATTTCGGCAATACGGCGGCGGCCGGCGCCCCCGGTGTCTTGAGCCAACACTGGCATGAACTCCGCCCCGGGGATTATATCGCCATTATTGTGGTAGGAGCGGGACTTTCCTGGTCTCCTCTAATGCTGAGGGTGGAAGAAGAGACGCAATAG
- a CDS encoding acyl-CoA dehydrogenase family protein, whose amino-acid sequence MDFNLTDSQQMYVELVSKFVRNEIIPCAMVLERDHVFPMEIIAKAWEIGIMNLSIPESVKGYEVDVISTAMIVKELSYGDTGIATSVMCNDLANAVVAQHGTDEQKEAFLKPFVESPLLASFCLTEPGAGSDNSAMTTFIRKRDEGTYLLNGAKCFITNASYASQFTVLCKVGKPTGNFMACAIVPLPPTSRHDATSPVLESKEIALPYGGKILIGKPEDKLGQRLSNTASVTFEDVVIENDQIIGDRRLGFKYIIDVLDYARPMVAAIGAGLARRALDITLAYTKERRQFGQRICDLPIARDTLVKMWKKVELADLALIRAACKVQENAPDRGIYASFAKNVAAEAALFCANEGLHLHGGYGFISEYEISKLARDVHIIDIYEGVREVQDMIIGREIV is encoded by the coding sequence ATGGATTTCAATCTCACGGATAGCCAACAAATGTATGTCGAACTGGTAAGTAAGTTTGTCAGGAACGAGATAATCCCTTGCGCAATGGTCCTGGAAAGGGATCATGTATTTCCCATGGAGATCATCGCCAAGGCGTGGGAGATCGGGATCATGAACCTCTCCATCCCTGAGTCCGTCAAGGGATATGAGGTGGATGTTATCTCCACCGCAATGATTGTCAAGGAATTGTCTTACGGAGATACAGGTATCGCAACATCAGTAATGTGTAACGATCTGGCAAATGCGGTTGTTGCGCAACATGGTACGGATGAACAAAAAGAGGCTTTTCTGAAACCTTTTGTGGAGAGTCCCCTTCTTGCCTCTTTCTGTCTGACAGAACCGGGGGCCGGTTCCGATAACTCTGCCATGACGACTTTCATCAGGAAAAGGGACGAGGGGACGTACCTCCTCAACGGTGCAAAATGCTTCATTACCAATGCCTCCTATGCCTCACAATTCACCGTTTTGTGCAAAGTCGGGAAGCCTACCGGTAATTTTATGGCCTGTGCGATCGTTCCTTTACCACCAACATCCCGCCATGATGCAACTTCCCCTGTTCTCGAAAGTAAAGAGATCGCTCTTCCCTATGGCGGGAAGATACTCATCGGCAAACCGGAAGATAAATTAGGTCAGCGTCTCTCAAATACTGCCAGTGTGACCTTTGAAGATGTTGTCATCGAGAATGACCAGATAATAGGCGACAGGAGATTGGGGTTCAAGTATATCATAGATGTTCTTGACTACGCCCGGCCAATGGTAGCGGCAATTGGTGCAGGCCTTGCCCGGAGGGCCCTGGACATCACACTGGCATACACAAAAGAACGAAGACAATTTGGACAGAGGATCTGTGACCTGCCCATCGCACGGGATACTTTAGTTAAGATGTGGAAAAAAGTTGAACTGGCAGATCTGGCGCTGATAAGGGCAGCCTGCAAGGTTCAGGAAAATGCCCCGGACAGAGGTATCTACGCCTCTTTTGCCAAGAATGTCGCCGCAGAAGCAGCCCTCTTCTGTGCTAACGAGGGTCTCCATCTCCATGGCGGTTATGGTTTCATCTCAGAATATGAGATCTCAAAACTGGCAAGGGATGTTCATATTATTGATATTTATGAGGGTGTCCGGGAGGTCCAAGATATGATCATCGGAAGGGAGATCGTGTAA